The Euzebyales bacterium genome contains the following window.
GCGAAGGTCGACGGGGCCGGGGTGGTCCGGCGGTTCTGGACGGTGACGGTTCCCGGCGTGCGCTCCGCCACGACACTGGTGGTGGTCCTCGCGATCATCATCGGCGCGAACTTCTTCACCGAGCCGTACCTGCTCACCGGCGGCGGCGGGCCGAACGGCGCGTCGGTGTCCCCCGTACTCATCATGTACCAGGAGGGCATCGAGCAGGGCAACGCGGGCTACGGCGCCGCGATCGGCGTCCTGCTCGCCGCCGTCGTGATGATCATCTCCGCCATCAACCAGTTCGTCCTCGAGGAGCGTGAGTGATGGCCACCAACACCGATCCCCCGACCGACGGTCCGACCACGACCGACCACCGCACCACGACCGATCGGACCGGGCGCGGGGACGACGTCGACGCGCCGGCTGTACGGGCACCCGATCAGGGCACGGCTCGGGAAGCGGCCGCAGAGGGCCGCGAGGTCCAGACCCTCGTCCGCCGCCGCACACGTGCCCGGATGGCCGGATTCGTCCTCCTAAGCCTCGGGGCGATCCTCTTCCTCTTCCCGTTCTGGTACATGGTCGTGGGCTCCCTGCAAACGGAGCCGGATCCGACCGTGGGCGGCGCGTTCCCCGATCCCGCGAACATCACCCTGGCCAACTACGCCGACATCAACAGCCGACTCGATCTCCTGCGCACCCTGTTCAATTCGGGCGTCTTCACCGGTGGGGTCATCGTGTTCACCCTCGTGCTGGGGCTGCTCGCCGGCTACGCCCTTGCGGTGCTCGACTTCCGGGGAAAGGGCTTGGTGTTCAGCGTCGTGCTGCTGAGCCTGATCGTGCCGTTCCAGTTGCTCATGATCCCGCTGTACGTCATGATCGTGCGCACCTACGGGTTGGCGGACAGCTACCTCGGCATGATCCTGCCGTTCGCCGTCAACGCCACCGCGGTGTTCATCTTCCGGCAGTTCTTCCGCTCGATCCCGCGCGACCTGTTCGATGCGGCCCGGATCGACGGCGCGAGCGAACTGCAGATCCTGCTGCGACTGGCGATTCCGATCGCCCGTCCGGCGATCCTCACGGCCATCATCGTGACGTTCATCGGACCGTGGAACGAGTTCCTCTGGCCGTTCCTGATTACCAAGCAGCAGACCATGCAGCCGCTCGCGGTGGCGCTGGCCAACTACATCACCACGATCGCGGGCAGGGCGGCCAACCCCTTCGGCGCGATCCTCGCAGGCGCGACGGTGCTCGCCATCCCCGCGGTCGTGCTGTTCCTGGCGTTCCAGCGGTACTTCCTCCAGTCCGACATCGGCGCGGGCATCAAAGGCTGACGGTGACGACCTACCGCCTAGAGCGCCGCGGCATCGTGATGGTGCCGGACAAGGAGGACAGCCGGGAGGCTTGGGGCGTGCTGAACCCGGCGGTAGTGCGCGGCCGCGACGGCGACCGCTACCTCCTCCCGCGGCTGGTCGCGGAGAACAACCTGTCATGCATCGGTCTGTGCCGGATCCTCGCCGACGACCACGGGGACCCCTGCGGGGTGGAGCGCCTCGGCGTCGTTCTGGAGCCGCAGCTGCTCTGGGAGCGCAACGCCGTCACCGCGGGCGTCGAGGATCCGCGCGTCACGTTCGTCGAGGCGCTCGACACCTACGTCATGACGTACGCGGCGTACGGGCCGTTCGGGGCGCGGATCGGCCTG
Protein-coding sequences here:
- a CDS encoding carbohydrate ABC transporter permease, whose protein sequence is MATNTDPPTDGPTTTDHRTTTDRTGRGDDVDAPAVRAPDQGTAREAAAEGREVQTLVRRRTRARMAGFVLLSLGAILFLFPFWYMVVGSLQTEPDPTVGGAFPDPANITLANYADINSRLDLLRTLFNSGVFTGGVIVFTLVLGLLAGYALAVLDFRGKGLVFSVVLLSLIVPFQLLMIPLYVMIVRTYGLADSYLGMILPFAVNATAVFIFRQFFRSIPRDLFDAARIDGASELQILLRLAIPIARPAILTAIIVTFIGPWNEFLWPFLITKQQTMQPLAVALANYITTIAGRAANPFGAILAGATVLAIPAVVLFLAFQRYFLQSDIGAGIKG